The nucleotide window gaCTACTTTGGCCTCCGGATACGCGTTGAGCAACTCCTCCGAGAAGGCGATGGCCGGGGTATCGGAGGATATGGCGGCGTAGTCGTGGAGCAGTTGATCGAATTCGGCTCGGCCGTAGAGGGGACCTGGTGCGTTGAAGAACTTTCGGTCGATGGCTTCTTGCCACATGGGGATGGTGCCGAATTTGTCGGACATTAGGTGGATGGAGTGCCAgcaggggagggagagggtttCGAGGGCGGAGCACATTGCTATTATTCCTTCTCTTAGTATAGGTTTGCTTTTGATAATTATAGGGTGGTGGGATGTTGGTTTTGAGGTATATGGTACAAATAAAGTACTTACAGGCTGTACCGGTGCGGTTGAATCCTAAGCAGAGGACTTGGAGTGGAACGGTGCGCTTCTTGCCTCGTGGTGATTCGCTGTTCACGGGGCGGAAGAGCTCGGGGTGGCGGTCTTGGGGGGTTGCCATGGTGCAAACCGATGTATACTTGTATGATTTGCTGTATTTTGTTGGTTGGTATGTGTAGGAGAATGATTATTGATGTTTGAACTCCGATGGTTATGGTGCTGTTGTAGAGGCATCTTATAGTCCTTTCATTCACTTGTATTAACCTAGCGCTTATTTATCGGCTGTTGGAGGAGTGCATTGATTGGTCTGCTCGTTCATGCATTTAGTCCCATTCACTAGCTCGTTAGCGCTTAGTTGGCTGGGGCAACTTGTATAGTGTTGTGCACAGTGGTAGAGGCAGATTTTTAAATGCAAACATGAGACTATGTTACTTTCAATTCGGTGATAGATAACTAGATTCTGAGAAAGAAGTGAGATATCACAAATAACACACTTAAGCAGGAGTATGATGTTCAAAGTGGATATCCACGAGGCAGCTAACCAACACTATACCGATTCGGGTAATTCAGATGTAGGCTCTCACTGCGACAAATGTAGATAACCAAAGGTAATATGACATCTAAAAGACATGTATTACCAGAAATCACTCAAGCTATAATGTTCAATAACCTCTATACTTCAGTAATAGACTTTCCAAAGGGAAACAAGGGCTAATCACCTGCGATAAGATAAACTCCGACGGAGGTACCAAGTACCGAGGTAGTTTTTCCGAGATCGCCCCAAGATTGAGTCTCCGGCTTACTTTCTtacaaacaaacaactcTCTCTCCTTGATTCAGTCCCCTTTTAAAACTCATGCAGGATCCCACTcgttcattctcttcctgttctcatcttcttctccatattCAAGTCCGGGGAATCCCCATTCCCACTGTACATTCATCCACATCTACATAATCGCATAATcacataataataataataatcaaccatcatggccgacctctccaccctccgcGAAGTCATCCTCCCCACACTATTCTCCTGGAAATCCCTCGCCATTGTCCTCGCCTTACTCAATCTCAAGAACATTCCTTTCTCGTGGCACGTACGTATCCCATACCCCCTTCCCACCCATATATACCAAATACTAATGAAAGATAATGAAAACTAATAGATCCGCCTCCTaacccacctcctcctcaacctccgcCGCTCCCCGACCTCCCCACCCTTCCCAACCTGtcccccatcaccaaccctcACCAGCAAGAACCAAAAGAACATCCAAACCCATCCAATCTTCCACCCGCACACACTCACCACGCGCACCTCCCTCTGGGAAACCGACTACAACTTCCACAAATCCAACAGCACGTATTTCTCCGATCTGGACATCTCCCGCACAGCCATCGTGACAAGGGTATACACACCGGGTTTGGCGCTCGTGAGCTTGGAATTCGACCACGAGTTGAAGAACgggaaggatgagaatgcCAAGGTCAatgtggggaagaaggtgtaTGTCGCGCTGGGATCGACCTTTACTAGCTTTAAGAGGGAGATTGGGCCGTTGCAGAGGTATCGCGTGTTGAGTCGCGTGGTGGGATGGGATCGGAAGTGGGTTTATGTGTTGTCTGCTTTTGTGGGGATGGGTTCGGGAAATGGGAAGAGTGGAGGGAAGGCGAATGGGAAGGTGTTTGCTACGGCTGTGAGCAAGTATGTGGTTAAGAAGGGGTGGGTTACTGTGCCGCCggagagggtgttgagggcgAGTGGGATGTTGCCGGAGAggagtgttggtgatggggagggtgaggatggagtggtggttgaggaggaggaagaggggacgGTGGAGGGGATTgtagagggggtgggagaggtgTTGAGTAAGGATGACAATGATGCTACAGGACAAGGGGTATCGGATTGGACGTGGGAAATGatcgaagaggagagggttaGAGGGATGAAGATTGTCGAGGGATATGTGgggttggatgagaagtTGTTGGCCGAGTGGGAATAGATTATACCTCCTATCCACATCTGCGTTTACACTGCCTTCATATCTCGGgttatgtatatatagatacCACCTAAGACGGATAGATGATATAAGTATAGAGAAGATTCATCGTTAATGATCAGTCACGTCATGCATCTCATAAAGCCCTTTTTCACTCGTCCCCAACCCCCCTCAAAGCACTGTTCACTCAATCAACCGCAGAGCTGATTCTGAAGATCGATACCGGCTACACAAACCATCCATCAGCCATTTCCACCTCAATACTCCAGTTTTCAGAGGGGAATACATACTCTGAACCTCATCCCCACACCCACTATTATTCAAACAATCCACCACACCCTGCTGGAAACCGGTATTGGTGCAATAGCAGTTAAGATCACCGTCGCCACAGATTGTGCTCGACTCCACACAGTTGCCCTAAGATATCATTAGCAACTAACTCCACACCAAATTTCATATCATTCATTTCCATGACAAGGTCCaggaacatcaacaacaacataccAGACAATCCGGGATACTCTGCGCCGCGGCGAACGAGAAAAAAGTCGCGAtagggaagaggatggagaacTTCATTGTGACAGGaataagtaagtagtaactgATGGGATAGAAAGGAGGTGGAAGTGTCGTGCTACCACGAGGAAGTGAGGTGATTTATACTTACCCTCAACCCTCAATCCTTCAGTACTCATGATATAATGGATACTTCTACGTTGCTAGGGATGGTCTCCttgcgtgtgtgtgtctgtggGGTAAATCGCATGAATGATATTCAGTGCAAGGGAGTTGAGGGTATAGAAGATCAGTTGATCGTGTATATGTGTGTGTCTTGATGATCTTTATATCGGTTACTAACTGTGTGGTGATGTATGTTTAGCTCGGATTGTACATCAAGGACTATGTTTGTACGTCCATAGATGTCTTGGAAGGGCGAATGTGAAGGTACCATACAAAGGTCGGTGTGATACATGGTATGTTATGTAGCAAGTGACATCATGGCATGTTTCAAACCTCTCCATGTAGAAGAATATCCTAAAGGAACGATGGGTACGTCGTGACTTCTTCATTCCATGAGTAACTATCGTCTCCGCAAGGGGCTGCCATCCCGGGTGTTCAGACGCCACCTTCACGAGGCAGCCACTGCGGTCAATGTGAGACATGTGTCAGTCCTTGCAGGTTGGGTCAACTTCTTCAGTGTCTCAGTAGGATAGAATCTGTTGGTGTGAGTGTTAGACGCGTAAGCAGTGGAAAAAAGCCGACTATGATGAAATGTAGTTGTAAGTAATGAGGAAATCTATTATGACTGTATCTCTAGTCTAAATATATCAACAAGAAATGCACCTATATAAGCACCCCAAAAGTCACCGCAATatagaacaaagaaagaaatagaaaagcCACCTGCAGCCGCTATTCACTGCTTCCGCCACTTCTTCACCCGGAACAAATAATAgaacgccgccgccgccgcaatCTGCACAACAACATACACCCAAAAGATCCCAAAGTTCCTCCACTTATCACTCGCCACAATGCCTGTCATACTGATATATGCATCCGCCGTGCTCACAGAGCAGTACTCACAACCCGTCGTGGCATTCGGGTTCAGCAGATTCCCCCCAGCAAGCTCCGCATACTGTCCAAGATACTCGCCGCAGGATTGACCCGTTGGGGGGTCAAGAACCGACAGCTCCGACGACGAGCACACCACTTCCCTTCCTGACACTTGTGTAGATACCATGGCCGACGCCCAGTACGTGAACGGGGATGCGCGGTACATGAAGATCCAAAAGCCTGGGAGAGCGGAAGGCGACTGCATGATACCGCAAAAAATCAAGGACATGGCGAAAAGGAGAGTGACGACGGCACTGGCTGTGACGGTGTCGGGCATTGCGGCGATTATCATGTGCGCAAAGGTGCTGGTATAGATGAATAATTCAATGCAGAGGATGAGCACGGTGGCTTGTCGGGCGGAGCTTTGAATGCCTACTACGGGGAAATAGTAGCAGGCGAAGACAATGATGCCGAGAACGATTTGATACGGTATttcgacgatgatgttggcCATTAGGAATGCTTTCCAGCTGTAGGCTTTGCTGGGACGTTCGCGGACTTCGTAGAGGTCCCGTTGAGTGATGAAAAGAGGCATGATCTGCTGTacaagggaggggaagataGAGCACAGCATGAAGATCGAATAGATAACCGTCTGTAATCCTTGGAGAGAGGATTTAGCGTGGTAAAAAGAGAACCCGATGAAAAGGCCGCCAAACACGCCCAGGCCCCATTTCGCCAGCACGTACGAGGGCATGCGCCAGTATTGTTGGAATACTCGGTAGGTAACTTGGTACAACTGGAACCAGAACGGCATGGCAAACTCAGTATGGCTCCATTCAGAGTCCTCTTCGGCAGGTGCGTTTTGCTTCTCGGCGTGGATGCGATCGATCTCCACTTGGACATCTTGACTCTCGCTGCTTTGTTTCCATACATCGAACCAGTTCTCTCCTTTAGCATTGGAACCGTTGTTGACCATCTCGAGCATGTACTCGGCAGGGTTCTCGTCCTCTCCGCAAGGGCGTGGAGCGTCATGGGTCTCAAAGTAATCGAGAAGTGTGCGCGAGTTCTCTCCCACTGGTCCGAAGTAGACAGTCTTACCGCCGCGAGCAAGGAATAACAGCCGATCGAATTGTTGGAACAAAACGGCGCTAGGCTGGTGGATGGTACAGAGAACCGCCTGACCATGGTCGGCTAAGCGGCGCAAAAAGGCACAGATAGCCCAAGAACTCTGAGAATCTAGACCACTTGTAGGCTCgtccaagaagaggagaagcttTGGCCGTGCAGCCAACTCGACACCGATGGTTAGCAGCTTGCGTTGCTCAACGTTCAAGCCTTCTCCCGGAACTCCGACTACTGCTTCAGCAAAgtcctccatcttcagcatGGAGATTACTTCTTCGACATAGTCGTACTTTTCCTTGAGGGAGACATTCGGTGGCTGACGAAGCAGAGCACTGAACTGCAGTGATTCCCGGACAGTGGCTgtctgaagatggagatCTTGTTGCTGAACATACCCGGTCTTTCGCTGGAAGCTAGCATCCAGCCCTTTGCCGTTGACGAACATGTCACCGGTGATCACTCCCATGGTGGTACGGTGAgccagaacatcaagaagggTTGTCTTTCCTGCTCCACTGACGCCCATGAGCGCAGTGAGGGTTCCAGGCTTCACCCAGCCTGATACGTGGTCCAAAAGCCGTCTAGTCTCTCCCTTAATATCGACATCATAACACACGTCGCGCCAGGTGAAAATGTCCTGTTGCGGAGCGAGTCCTCCAAGGTTCTCCAATTTTTCCGTACCAGTCGGCTTGATGGTACTCAACTCAACTCCATTCTCAACATCAGCAGACTTTGGGCCCGTAGCACGCGACAAGGCGCGCTTCTGGCTGCGGTGAAAGACCAAGACCTCGGctgtgctggtggtggacgaGTTCAGCTCCGTGGCCAGGAAGTAGATCGCCATGAACGCGATCAAAAAGGCAATCAGTATCCCAAAGTTGCGCCACACGTGGCTGTAGTAGTACCTGAAATTGACGGCGATGTAACGATCTCCACTGACGAGCTTCTCGCCGGCAGTTGATCCGGACGTGGAACAAACGAAGGAAGAGCCATTCATGTCAGCGTATGACGGAATAAATGACGAGCAGGGAAATTCGCGACCGTGGAACTCGTTGGCGACAAGTATTTCAAACGCGTAGTAGATCGGATCTAGCAAGTTAGCAAGAGTCAACTAGGAAGCAAAAGAGACATGAGACATACTGATATAATGAATCCATTCGAACCAGGGATGCATTGAAGGAACGGGCAGCACAAATCCAGTATAGACGACCAAAGCCAGGATCAAAACTCCTGCCAGCGACATGGCCTGGGAGATGGTTTTCGTGACCGCCGCCATAGTTCGGAAGACCGCACTCATGACAAACATAACAATGAAGGAGATCAGGAAGTAAATAAAGAACTGGGCCGGTTCGCGTCGAAGATTGACCATAAAGTAAAGGATAACGTTGAACGCGACTGCAAGAGCGAACTTTACCGGTATGTCGCTTACCACACCCGCAATAGCCTCTGTTGCTGGGTGGTAGAAAGCATAGGAAGCTTGCTTTTCCACAATCGGTCGCTGGGCGTAGAGCGTGTTAATCTCAGACATAGCTGCCAGTGCGTTCAAAAGTacggcgaagaagagcgCCGCCCCTTTGGAAGTGAAAGAAGCAGTGTCATTAGGAGCGTTGTAGTAAACCGAGCCGATGATCAGGGCCATGATGATCTGTCCACAGACCGTTGATACAGTGGTCTGGATATCCATCCATAGCCGTTGATAGGCGCGTTTCGTGTTCAACTTAATCTGCATGGGTACGCTCAGCAGAAATGGTGACTTGGGTCGCGTGTGTTTAGCCTGCACAGCCCGCTTGCGCTCGTGAAACTCTGTATCGGTAACCTTGTTGCCATGCAAAGGATGCTCTTTTTCATACGAAGCAATCTCGGAAAGCGTCTTCTGATACTCGGGTGACTGACGCCAATAGGCTTCAAAGTCGTCAGGGGTGCGAGGAACACGGCTCTCCATGCCTGCACGTGGCCGGCGTTCCTGGGGGTTGGTAACAGAGGTCAGAAAATCGCCTGTGGTTTGTCTCGGGGGACACTCCCAGCCCTGTCGCTCAAAGAAGGCTTTCGCCTCCGAAGTAGGTCCAAAATAAATCTGGCGGCCCTCGTAGAGTACCGACACCTTATCGAAGATGTCATAGATGCTCTGGCTCGCTTGGTAGATGGCAACTGCATGAGCTGAGCCTGCCAGATCAGCCATCAATCGCAGAGCCTCGACGAATTTCAGCGCCGTGGCCGAGTCGAGACCACGGGTCGAGTTATCCCATGCCGCCAAAGGTGCTGCGGCCAAAGTCATTTCGGCAATGCTAACACGCTTGCGCTCTCCTCCTGAGACACCCCTGATAAACTCATTTCCAACCTTAGTGTTGTACGTGTGGCTCAGTCCGAAGACAGCCATGACTACCTTAGTGATATGCTTCGCGTGTTCGTCTCGAGATAGCCCTTTGATACGACGCTGTGGGGTGCGCATAGCGGCGGCGAATTCGAGGGTCTGGCCAACGGTGAGGTGAGGGAAGTGCTTGTCCACCTATAACATAATCAGTGCGGGTAATGCTAGCTCACGACAGTATAGACATACCTCTTGGTTGTAGACCACTTCACCTTTGAACTCCTTGATCATCTGATGTTGAGGGATGCCTGTATCATGTCAGTAGATTCACATGTAAATGATAAGAGTGTCATTACCATTGTAATGTATCACGCTGTCATCATTGACAGTCAAGCCATCAAGTTCACCACAAAGTGACTTGAGAAAAGTACTGCAGCCCGCACCCGGACgaccaagaacaagaagaagctctccACTCTTCAAAACACCATTGAACTCATTCAAAATCCGCTTGGGCGGAGAGTGACGAGTCCGAAGTGCCTCGCCAATGCGAAAAGGGGCACTGAAGGTCGATGCGACAGTATCCTGAAATTGGACGGCCGCGCCAGTCCCTGAGATAGAAAGGTTCTTGAACACGATGCCTGGTCGAAGATCGAGAGCACCCTGTTGACGAAACTCACCGAGACCATATGCGAGCCACTTTCCGAGATCGAACTTGTCCGTCTGGGGGTCAAGACAGGGGTCATCCTCTCGGATCGTGCCCATAGTATCTGGACGACCAGAGACGGCTGTATGCTGGGTATAGACGCTTGAACGCCGTCTCATGGACTCATGAGTCGCAATCCGAACTAGATTCTGTCTCTCCTCGGGACCAATGAGGGCCACagaggggtgggatgggtCTTCTTCATTATGCGTATGCTGTGTGTTAGGTGTGTTTTGGCGTAATAGATGGTCCTCGTCCTGGGACCAGGGGCCGGTCTGATCGGGAGCCATGTCGTAGACGCTAGCCAGCTGTCAAACGGCAGCGATCACGGAGGAATAAAGAGGGATGCGGTGATTTTTCTTAATGTTGttcaaaaaggaaaaccGCGCTCACGTCCCAGTCATATATGAACAATTTCGCATTCCCCTGGCCGGTATATCGGTCCCCAGGGGGGCCGATGTGGCTTCCATGGTTCAAGGGTACAGAGCTTGAGTCTACAACAAGCCAAGTCGATCTAGGCTGTGCGTATACTCGGATGCGGATCTTAGTATGGACCGGTAAAGTTGTGGAGCAGGGGTCCAGCCTAGCTGGCCATCGGATCTCGCAAGAATAGATGCTGTTGAGGGTGCCTGAAGCACGCCCACCAATGAACGGGGGGCATTGTGGGATGTGTCAGCGGATCTTTGTCTTCAGAGGACCCGATCAGCCACGTTGATCCACAAGTGGATTGCGGATGAGATACAAATCCAGATGTTCCGGCTTCCGAATTGAGCGGATAGCGGAATCTCTGCCTGCTTAACAGCGCTGACTAAGTATCTCCGCTGACTACTCACTGACTGCCTCAGGCTGGTACGGTCCGGATCGTCGTGACTATCGGATGTTAAACTTCGCAGAGGCCGAGCACTATTTAAAACAGGACTTCAGGAGTTCAGTATCCGGATAATGCTGTCGTCAGATCTGGAGGGATCTGCAACGGCTTAGAGTCATGTGAGTATGGACGGTGGATGCTTGCCTTCCCCTACGTCATACCCATTGCGGTAGAAATGTGTACCAGATCGATTCCCAGGGTTTACTCGGATTCGGCCTGGtacgcttcttcttcaggcaATGAATCCTCCGGATAAAAGTCTGCTAAGCTATCCGGTCACGGTTCACTTATCCCAGCTACTTTAACAGCTATTGATTATTTATGTTCTTATTATTTCCAGCGTTCTTTTGAAAATTAGGAACTCTATTTCCTATATATATCATCTCCATACTTTGTCCTAGCCTCCATAGATCTCGAATTGAACATccatgattatatatagttgtCTATAACTATCATCTATAACTATACGGCTGATACCGACTGTCTCAGGCTACTATGGCCTTCACCGTAAATGGCTGGCAGTGACTCCGGTAATATGCATGTCAAGCTGGTCTTTCGAATGAGTGGATGGTTTGGCTATTATCTGGATACTCTAAGACAGAATGACTGAGTAGAGTCTTCAGGTAAAAGCCACATACAAAGAAGGTCTGATGAACTGGGTGTATCTACACACTACTAATATGTCCCGACAACCGATATATAAAGTGAGCAACGTCACATTTCCCACATGCATAATGTTTTCATTGGTAAAAAAGCCAAATACTATTATCTCATCGATTGGCATGACTATctctaccatcatcatgtcccATAACACATTCCTTATGTACActccatatatatatttaccaGCAACCACCGTCTCTACCTTCAAGCATAAtactcctccacccactcctTAATCTGCTTCACCTCATTATCTACCACCTTTTTTACCCCCTCGTTCGCATAATAATCTGCCATATACAAATCGGAGCAATGGAATCCGCCCGGAATAACCTGCACGGGTTCATTCGCCGTGCTCGCCAGCGGTCCACCAGGCCGGAAAGTGCTCGACACACCGGAGTCGCGCCAGGGGTCGTATTGCCTTCACAAGTTTATTAGCATTGACTTCATCAATTACATTCTACGGAATCTAGGAGACCTACCCATTCGTCCAGATCAACCGCGTCGTGTTGCGGGTCATGTCCCACCCACCGGTCCAGCTGTTCACCGTGGCAGAGTTCTTACCCTTCGCGCTACCGTACGTGTAGCCGTTCGTTTCGGGGAAGTAGAGCGAGCATTGGCGTTGCCAGTAGGAGGCGCTGACGAGCCGGGGCACAATGGTGGAGGTACCCTCGGGAGCACCGCTGGATTCTCGTTAGTGCGTTCTTCGTGTGTTATCGTGGAAGGAGGTAAGGGGTACGCACTCTTGCCAGTAGAAGAAAGGCTCGTTGCAAAGGAACCATTCCCATTGGCGGTCGACGGGATTGCCGACGGATGTATCGGTGTAGATAGGGCTCGAGGCGTTGTAGCTGTCGAAGCAGGCGACGCTCCATTCGTCGGTCCAGTAGCCGTAGCCTGCGCAGTCTGTCACTGGGTTAGACTTGAAGATAGAAAGGGATGAGACAAGGGGTGGTGGCATACAATCAGGGAGAATGGTTGAATTGAACCAGTTTGCGTAGTTGGCCAGGGCCTTTTCGAGGCCGACACCCTCGGGGCCGGGGGTTACTGCCGCGCCGGCTTCGACACCCTGCTTTCGTTAGTATAATGCTTTGCTATGGGGCTGTTAGAGATGGCCTACCTCGACGGCGTCACAgaactggaagaaggaagagtatCCTGTGGCAAAGTCGTTGTCCTGCCAGAGGTACGGTCCGTTGGGGAGGACACTGTTGCTGTCAGAATGGCTTCTCCTATAGAAATGGAAGTACTCACGCGGCAAAGTCATCGAAATGCTCAACAGCTCCCAAGCCAAACAATTCCTTGAgtgcctgctgctccttggCAGTTCCGTTCTTTCCAACCTTGTCGACATACTCGGCTACCAGAGACACGTCCTTGCTGCAGTTCTGTGCCATACCTTGCTGGATGGGGTAGAAGTATTGCCACTGATCTGGTTAGCTGCGGGTAGAGACAACAAAAGCAGGTTACACCTACAAAGTCATAGATAGCCTCCACAGGAGCACTAGTGGCATGGTAAGCCCAGAACGTTCCAGGCGCGACAGACTCGGTCCAAGCCGTCAAGGCACCGCTGTATGATCCACCGACCATGACCCAGGGCTAGATCGTCAGCACCTATCAAAAACATAGAGCGGTGAAGGTAACATACAGCATTCTGCGCATTGCTGCGGGTGCTGTTATCGAATTGCAGTTTCACCGTCTCGGCGAAGTAGGTCAGGTCCAGAATGGCTTGGTCCAATGTAAGATACTGAAGAGTTTCGGCATTGAGTACCTCATAAGGCGAAGAATCACCCCAGTAGCGGTCTGGTTTAGTATCAATCAGCTATGTTTCTTCCATGGCAGCGGTGACACTCACGCTCAATGATAATGACGGCACCCTGGATCTCCTGCGCATAAACACCAGTGAGAGTCTCATTGGTGAGATACCCCTCATAGCCATCGGCAGAGACCTCTCCAGGAGTAAAGAGGACAACCTAGTCTAATCAGCAATGTTCCTCATGTTCACGGACTCTGCCAACGGCTAGATTCCAATATGGCCGGTCATACGACCAAATGCTAGAGACGCACCGGTGACCCAGGACCACCCCAGTATTCAGTACTCCACCAGTACCGCTGGGAAAACGTTCCCTTGTCTGGATTATGATGGTCCAGCAACTGCTCAAAGTTAGCCTCGCCTGTGGTCGCAGCCGATTTACTCGAAGCTGGCCGAGGGACAGGCTTGGGCACAAGACGAGGGCGAGCAGCCTGAGCCAGAGACGCCCAAGAGAGCGCCAGGGCTGCGGCAGCGACAGCGGAGAAGGAACGCATCGTGAGCTGTCGAAGGGAACTGAGGATCCTACAACCACAGTAGACGAACTGGCACGAGAGAACGGCCAGTGCCGGAGGAAGTGAGCGATTTATGTCTGCGCCGGCGCCATGGCGTGAGCGCAGCAGGAACTCCGCTCCTGCTAGGCGATACTACCTTACTCCAATGCATAGATTAAACCAGGCACGGCATGAGGAGTGCGGCAGAGACAAATCCTGAGCGTGACTGCAGAATTGATTGTTGTGCACCGTCGGAGAGCGTCGGGGCAGCCGGACGGGGTGGAGCCTGCAGATGACATCGTCAGAAGATAAATGGATGAGATGCTGATGGAAGCGAGCACATTGGAGGCTAGACTAGACACTTTAGCCTTTTGTAGTGCCGGCGCCGCGGGGAGTCCGGCTGCAGTGCCATCGGAGGTGCGCCTGCAGGAACGCGTGATAACGAAGGTTGAGAGAGATAGCAGGATTGCGATTGCGAGATAACGCGGAGACGTTAATTAATATCCACAACGGCAATGGCATGATATGGAAATCAAATGGAATGCGGGATGCTATGCTAAACGGTGCATTTGGATGCAGTAtctataaaaagaagaatacaATTGAATACAAGTGATAAATAACCCCATCTATCTTTCTTACAagtcaccatcctcatcctcggccGTCGTCTTTCCCTGTTTGTTCAGGCGCGACATCTCCACTTGCTCCCCCCGGCCAGCACCGCCGGCCGTCGACATCGCAATCGCCTGTCGTCCCGTATCCGAAGACTCGAGAAACTCGCGCAGTCGCTTCTTGCCCTCCACGAGCGCCTGGTTCGACGCAGCCTccgtcatcttcatgatcGGTCCCCACAGATTGAGCTGGTACGTCACGTACCCTGCAACGAGGCACACAaacaagaggaagaagtaggcGGGGTTACGGAGAACTGTGCACAATTAGCCATGGTCAATCACACTCCGAAATTCATAAAGCAAAACTTACCAGCAACGATTTCGTTCCAGCCAAGCGCCAGAAGAATACCATAAAAGTACAGGGGCACCTGCGTCATGCCGCCAATGGCGCTGCGCTTGGCCTCCACATACACTCCATCCGCAGCCTTCTTGAACCGCACTGTCAGCTCCTGTCGTTTAGACTCGCTAAGGATTgtcatctcctcttccaagctctttccctcctcttcgtcgactCCGCCGATCGGCGGCAggtcctcctcatcggccgCAGTCGCAGAGCTGGGCGTGTGCCCAACCCAGCGATCCAGTGGCGGCGGTGCAGACGTCTCCGCCAGTCGG belongs to Aspergillus luchuensis IFO 4308 DNA, chromosome 3, nearly complete sequence and includes:
- a CDS encoding putative serine peptidase (COG:O;~EggNog:ENOG410PKA2;~InterPro:IPR008758,IPR029058;~MEROPS:MER0093133;~SECRETED:SignalP(1-22);~go_function: GO:0008236 - serine-type peptidase activity [Evidence IEA];~go_process: GO:0006508 - proteolysis [Evidence IEA]), giving the protein MRSFSAVAAAALALSWASLAQAARPRLVPKPVPRPASSKSAATTGEANFEQLLDHHNPDKGTFSQRYWWSTEYWGGPGSPVVLFTPGEVSADGYEGYLTNETLTGVYAQEIQGAVIIIEHRYWGDSSPYEVLNAETLQYLTLDQAILDLTYFAETVKLQFDNSTRSNAQNAPWVMVGGSYSGALTAWTESVAPGTFWAYHATSAPVEAIYDFWQYFYPIQQGMAQNCSKDVSLVAEYVDKVGKNGTAKEQQALKELFGLGAVEHFDDFAAVLPNGPYLWQDNDFATGYSSFFQFCDAVEGVEAGAAVTPGPEGVGLEKALANYANWFNSTILPDYCAGYGYWTDEWSVACFDSYNASSPIYTDTSVGNPVDRQWEWFLCNEPFFYWQDGAPEGTSTIVPRLVSASYWQRQCSLYFPETNGYTYGSAKGKNSATVNSWTGGWDMTRNTTRLIWTNGQYDPWRDSGVSSTFRPGGPLASTANEPVQVIPGGFHCSDLYMADYYANEGVKKVVDNEVKQIKEWVEEYYA